aatatccgtggttattttttgtaaacttaagcatgcatatgagatatacaagtggatcatgtcttaagtaataacctaaaaggtctgtagtataaggataaacgAGGGATACCTTCtactggtgatactacggatacgacccgctttgtagaggtttacaagtgctatgaactactacagatgttCTGATCCTGagcattcatgtgaagacatgcgagcaggggtgtcctatacaaagagtttgtataagattggaccacgagatgattcttctctttatataacgtcgttgataattgagacttacatttcactaaaacgaccataggtgaaaTGACTTTAAttctaagtgttttgggaactcctgcctgtgagggcagtcctttgattagtatcgctgagagtggccagattgccaactcaacaagcctacctttctAAGAATttatctgattgaggagctgggaactcagttacacaagattgaattcactcaTCCCTAAAGCAGggttaagtagatagattgctcccttaagggttgattccggatTTTGAACATGATGGCCATATCCTCTCTTTTGAAGAAaagacccagtcatagtaggactatgacttattgttcaatagaggaatcagtggtacataaggagttagatgtaactatagggccaaaacggtaaattggcccagctgtacttacaagtgatttgtgaagggttataaaactattgattgattatatggacatagaaatatatctgtagtgcgaagagtgcagctatcggtctttagtggagtgtccgacagttaacggatggtggatcttgtgactaaagagtttagtcggttattcacgtaccagtggagcttcaaactacaggtccataaggtccccttggtagctcaatggattcaagatgaaaatcagtttttgggtcagtttgaagtattcaaattgacaagagggagtttgattatatatgatataattaaattggttcaattatatgtgatataattgatttcatatatgagatacattaattggaggaattgatataaatatggtttatatcaaagagaaaagaactatggtttaaatattacgtatgatgtgatattaaaactataggttataaatataaaatgataagttagttattatatttatttataattaaacaattatgagatattGGTTATTCCCTTTTCCATTAAACGTACAATTGAGAGGTTAATTTCAGTTATTTGATAACTgaagataaaaatgaaaagtgttttcatttttataggGTATCGCTTCATTAAGTAATTCACTAATCGTTTACTCatgagagcctacacgatagcccTCGCGAGAGACTAAACAATAGCGAGAGATttgttaaatgatcgtgtaagtGAGTTTTGttaaacaatcgtgtaagcAAGATACTAAATGATCAAATGagttttgctaaacaatcgtataagcgagatttactaaacgatcgtgtaagcaagatttgctaaacaatcgtattaGAGAGATACTAAGCGATCAGGCGAGAgtctaagtgatcgtgtaaacgattgagcgagagactaaatgatcagCTAGACAATTCTCACGAGaacgagatttactaaacgatcaagcattctcAGTCTATGTGATAAACAgtttccttctcccacttgcttggtcgggTAGTTCGGTCGTTggattcctccttccctctaccaaattcacacagagcccacacctcctagattttCACTCCACGAATACCAAGGTTGTTGAGTGGTAGAATCAAAGGGTgtttgttcgtggagaagactATTCGTGATTGCAAACGacagtgagagattgttggccAAACGATTggagcgacaacgagagatcATTGTTCCATTGTTCATGAGAGATCAATTTGTCTGGATAGTAACAACGAGAGATTTCCAGAAGAAGAATGCTTCAAGGGTATATCTCTcttcttttgtatttatttaagatagcatgttataatttattctaagatgcataactattctgCATGTTTATGAATGCTTTATATTCTtgcacaatgggcttggaaagatcttgcttccactcatggaGATCTCAATTTAGATTTTCTtcatgtgtcaacatgtcctacggccTCGAGGTGCCCTGGaagtgtcccccttcggatggtttttgcattaggtcaatatcagaggcaaacttcagaaatggTTTCTGGATaagattgctttagtttttaccccaatcgattttttccttcagttggctcattgggacgaaactctagggtctaaaatgaagggtcacacttacaagaaattgttaagcaagttaataatGTCATGATCAAATCAATGGTGACTAATCGTTATAGCAATAAGAGTTATACtagtgtaatgattggttgagaagtGTCTCAATTTAGAAAAAGGGTGACTAACCACCCTTCGGTGTCTTTTGTCCCAAATtactgaaacatcattgtaaaatagaataatGTAGGTttcattattagtttttgctaaactgattggattaaaatgattttttgaatAAATGTCTAAAATAAGTAATTTGTTTTGCATCAACAAAAATGACTAGCGCTTCAATGAACCTTCTTAATGCTGAAATATTGACCGAATTCAATTACACAACTTGGAAGGAATTGATTAAAACTATGTTCATGGTTAACGACCTTAACTTCGTCTtgactgaggaatgtcctccaattcCAACCTTTGATGCAACACAAAATGTTCGTTATGCATACAAAaggtggatgaaggctaattttGAGGCTCGGGTTCACATTTTGGCATGCATCATCATATCTGATGCCTTggccaaaagatttgagagcatGGTCAATGCACTTCGAATCATGCAATCAGTGCAAAAGTTGTTTGAGTGAGTGTTCTCACAATTCAAGCAGGATGGGTTGATATAGACGAAACCAGTAATGTCAGCTCTATATTTGAACTCTGATCCATATTGAATATCAAGGGACAAATAGAGGAGGCAAAAGTTGCTAACTCCAGTGAAGTTTATCAAAGGAGTTTGACCTTGGAGGAAAAACTTGGAGTTCATAATAAGGGGGTTCAAGTTGGTCCCCTGCTTTCTAGAATAGGAAGAGATCCAatgacagtaaatatgatttacttgtcttgGAGTCATGGTAGAGAATAATGATTTTAactggatagttgattcaggagCTATTAATTACGTATGTACTTCCTATTAGAGACTTAATTCCTGGAGACAATTGGAAGTTGAGGAGATAATTCTTTGAGTTGGTACTAGTGAGGTCATTTcactgttgttgtaggcaggcttaagttaATTTTAGacaaacaaattatatatattattagttGATGTATATGTAATTTCtaatatgaaaaggaatttaatctACGTTTCTTGATTGATTGAGCAAAATTATTCTCTCTCCTTCTCTTGAAGTAAAGtgtattttcaaaaacaaaatggagATAGGATTTgcttaaaaaaaagtaacttatatgtaatAAGGTCGTTAGTTATAAAGACTGTCctaaatattgaaatgttcagaatgGCAAAACCTACTAAAAGACCAatgatttctcctaaagaaaatgtccactTTTGGCatttaaggttaggtcacattaatctcaataggattgagatattggtgaaaaatggactttgaaataatttaaaagaaaattctttacctatatgtgagtcatgccttgaaggcaagatgacaaaacaaccttttattggaaaaggttataaagccaaTGAAGCCTagaaacttatacattcagacctctatggtccgatgaatttaaaagaaagaggaaggtatgaatatttcatctcttttatagatgattattcaagatatgggtatttatacctaatgcaacacaagtctgaagcacttgaaaagttcaaggaatataagactaaggttgaaaacttgttaggtaaaaagataaaaacactatgttCTAATGgtggtgaagagtatatggacttaagattctagaactatatgatagaatatgaaaTAACGTCTCAATTCTtagcccctggtacacctcagcagaatggtgtatcagaaaggagaaatagaactctgttggatatggttcgatctatgatgagttaggCTTAGCTTTCTAACTCGTTCTAGGGATTTGTAGTGGAGTACGGTTTACATATTGCATAATGTTccatcaaagagtgtttctgagaCACCTTTGGAGTAGTGGAGAgaatgtaaaggtagtttacgctacTTCAGTATTTAGGGATATCCAACGCATGTGGTTATGGTaaatcccaaaaagttggaacctcgtttgtaagtatgcctatttgtaggctaccccaaggaaacaagaTGTGGGTACTTCTTTGATACAAatgaagataaagtgtttgtatcgacaaatgctacattcttggaggaagaccacatgagggatcaaaAACTATGAGGCAAAAtagttttaagaaaaatttctgAAAATATTAGTGAAACTTTAACaggagttgttgaagaggctagtatatcaacaaaagttgttgatgtcggttcataTAGTCAAACTAATCTATCTTAAGAGTTGAAATTgtctcgacatagtgggaggattgtgaacccacctattcgctatgtGGGTTTAAtaaaagcccaaaacatcattaatgATGATGTCGAtaatccattgtcttacaagaagacaacagaaaatgttgacaaagatgaatggattaaggtcatgaatctagaaatggagtctatgtatactaattctatctgggaacttgtagaccaacctgatagggtaaaacctataagttgcaagtggatctacaagaggaaaagagatgtagatggaaatgtgaaaaccttcaaagctagattAGTAGCAAAAGGTTATACGCAGATTAAgagggtggactatgaagaaaccttctctcctatTGCTATGATAAAATCTATCTGGATTCTCTTATCTATTACCACATATTATGGCTataagatatgaaaaatggacatcaagactgtcCTTTTGATTGGTAATCTTAAATAGATAATCTACATGattcaaccagaaggattcatagtataaggtcaagagaaaaaagtttgcaagctcaaTCGGTTCATCTATGGATTGAAAtaggcatctagatcttggaacattataTTTGACGTTGCGGTCAAAATCTATGGctttaatcaaaatgttgataaaccttgtgtttacaagaagatcattaacagttcagtagctttcttgatgttgtatgtggatgatatcctactcattgggaatgatgtaggttttctgaccaAAATTAAGGAATGGTTAGTTGttcagttccaaatgaaatatttgggtgaagCTCAGTATATTAtagggatccaaattataatggatcgtaagaacaaaatgctagccttgtctcagacattgtatattaaaaaaaatcttgttaAATATTTGATTCAGAATTTCAAGAAAGGTTtactaccttttaggcatggaattgttctgtctaaggaacaatgtcctaaaacacctcaagaggttgaggagatgagatgaaTTCCTTATGCATATATGGTAGGTAACCTTATGTATGTCATACTGTGTACTAGGCCCGATATCTTCCATGCGGTGGGAGTGATCAGTAGATATCgttccaatccaggatttgatcactggacaacgGTCAAAGTCATGgttaagtatcttaggagaatgagaaactatatgcttgtgtatggtgctaaggatttgatccttataggatacactcactctgattttcagactgataaggattccaGGAAATCCAaattaggatcagtgttcactctgaatggatgAGCTATAGTATGGTAGAGcctcaagcaaggatgcattgcagatTCCACAATAGGGCAGAATATGTAGTTGCTAGTGAAACTACTAAGGAAGCTGTATGGCTTAGAAATTTTTTGgcagatttgaaagttgttccaaacatgactgatagcttgtagaaatacaagctattgtagccttttactta
This genomic window from Benincasa hispida cultivar B227 chromosome 4, ASM972705v1, whole genome shotgun sequence contains:
- the LOC120076054 gene encoding uncharacterized protein LOC120076054, with the protein product MTSASMNLLNAEILTEFNYTTWKELIKTMFMVNDLNFVLTEECPPIPTFDATQNVRYAYKRWMKANFEARVHILACIIISDALAKRFESMVNALRIMQSVQKLFE